GGAGCGGGAATAGCAGCAGGCGGCCTCCCTCTGCTCCAAGACCGGCATCCCCGCGTTGCGAAAGCGGTCCTGAAGGTCTTCCAGCTCCTGTTTATCCTCCGCCTGGATCCCGAGGTGATCGAGGCCCGTTTTTTTCCCCCGCCGGGAAAGAGCAAAATTGACCCGGGGATCGTCGATCATCCATTTTGCATAATCTTCCTTCCGGACTGTCGGAGGCTCTCCGAAAATGCCCGAATAAAACTGGATATTCTGTTCCAGATCCTCGACCGAAAGATGCAAATGAAAACGTTTCATGGGACCTCCTGCACTTTTTGGTTCCTGTCCTGGACAACCTCCGGGGAAAGACAGGGTTCACCCGGACTTTCCGCGCAGCAATTTTCCAGCAGGAATCCCGTCAGTTCTGTGACAAGGGATATGTTGGCCCTGTAAATCATGAATCTTCCTTTTCGTTGAACCTCCACCAGTCCGCATTGACACAGTGTTCTCAGATGAAAGGACAAGGTGGGAGGAGGAATCGACAGGCGAACGGACAACGTCGAGGCATTCATCCCCTGTGATCCCCCCCGGACCAGAAGCCGGAAGATTGCCAGTCGGGATTCCTGTGCCAGAGCATCAAACAGGGAGATGGCTTCTTTGTCGTTCATATTTTTATAGTATTGGAATTATAGAAATAAGTCAACCTTCT
The sequence above is drawn from the Leptospirillum ferriphilum ML-04 genome and encodes:
- a CDS encoding ArsI/CadI family heavy metal resistance metalloenzyme; protein product: MKRFHLHLSVEDLEQNIQFYSGIFGEPPTVRKEDYAKWMIDDPRVNFALSRRGKKTGLDHLGIQAEDKQELEDLQDRFRNAGMPVLEQREAACCYSRSDKHWTVDPQGLAWEAYQTLEGIPVFGEAESTSGESACCVPSISLIRPS
- a CDS encoding ArsR/SmtB family transcription factor, coding for MNDKEAISLFDALAQESRLAIFRLLVRGGSQGMNASTLSVRLSIPPPTLSFHLRTLCQCGLVEVQRKGRFMIYRANISLVTELTGFLLENCCAESPGEPCLSPEVVQDRNQKVQEVP